The following proteins are co-located in the Nocardia bhagyanarayanae genome:
- a CDS encoding YceI family protein produces the protein MTNTSATTATQQLKPGSWALDTAHSSVAFTIRHLGISKVRGGFTRFDTEFVVDENGAATLGATIYLDSFDTGNADRDAHVRNADFLDVANRPTLTFRAPRPVVIAENFTVEGEATLGAITKPVTLEVEWGGVQDFGPTGERHAGFSATGTIKRTDFGVGGPMPGMLSDAVKIELDIELIEPK, from the coding sequence ATGACGAACACTTCCGCAACCACCGCCACCCAGCAGCTGAAGCCCGGATCCTGGGCACTGGACACCGCCCACTCCTCGGTCGCGTTCACCATCCGCCATCTCGGCATCTCCAAGGTGCGCGGCGGGTTCACCCGTTTCGACACCGAGTTCGTCGTCGACGAGAACGGCGCCGCCACCCTCGGCGCCACCATCTACCTCGACTCCTTCGACACCGGCAACGCCGACCGCGACGCCCACGTCCGCAACGCCGACTTCCTCGACGTGGCCAACCGGCCGACGCTCACCTTCCGTGCCCCGCGGCCGGTGGTGATCGCCGAGAACTTCACCGTGGAGGGCGAGGCCACCCTCGGCGCGATCACCAAGCCCGTCACCCTCGAGGTCGAATGGGGCGGCGTCCAGGACTTCGGCCCGACCGGCGAGCGGCACGCCGGATTCTCGGCGACCGGCACCATCAAGCGCACCGACTTCGGCGTCGGCGGCCCGATGCCCGGCATGCTCAGCGACGCGGTGAAGATCGAGTTGGATATCGAGCTGATCGAACCCAAGTGA
- a CDS encoding alpha/beta fold hydrolase, whose amino-acid sequence MSIAETVTIAARNAWALTFGSGVEAPDPAPSTVLCDEPHRQLRRYEGGATDGASAVLLVPPLAAPASCFDLRPGQSVARFLRDSGRATYVVDYGDITFADRRMGFEDWLDDILPEAIMRTSADVGGKPVDLVGWSIGGTLALLTAAAHAHLPIRSITAIGSPLDYDKMTGIPQLRAVAKLTGGIATSTAVRAAGGIPAGLTRAAYRVTAWDRELTRPWFVASNIARTETLAKMESIDRFMAAMPGYPGRFYGQLWGRLILNNDIGRGVVRLGERRIALADVTAPVLLVGGPSDVITPAAAVEAGTRTLTGAADVRYETAPGSHLGILTGETARDTTWAYLDKFLAELG is encoded by the coding sequence GTGAGCATCGCAGAGACCGTCACCATCGCTGCCCGCAACGCCTGGGCGCTGACCTTCGGCTCGGGTGTCGAGGCGCCGGATCCCGCGCCGTCGACGGTGCTGTGCGACGAGCCGCACCGGCAGCTGCGCCGCTACGAGGGCGGCGCGACCGACGGCGCGTCCGCGGTGCTTCTCGTGCCACCGCTCGCCGCCCCGGCCAGCTGCTTCGACCTGCGCCCCGGCCAGAGCGTCGCGCGCTTCCTGCGCGACAGCGGCCGGGCGACCTATGTCGTCGACTACGGCGACATCACCTTCGCCGACCGCAGGATGGGCTTCGAGGACTGGCTCGACGACATCCTGCCCGAGGCGATCATGCGCACCTCCGCGGATGTCGGCGGCAAGCCGGTCGACCTGGTCGGCTGGTCGATCGGCGGAACGCTGGCGCTGCTCACCGCCGCCGCGCACGCGCACCTGCCGATCCGCTCGATCACCGCCATCGGCTCGCCGCTGGACTACGACAAGATGACCGGCATCCCGCAACTGCGCGCGGTCGCGAAGCTCACCGGCGGCATCGCCACCTCGACCGCGGTCCGGGCCGCCGGTGGCATCCCGGCCGGGCTCACCCGGGCCGCGTACCGGGTCACCGCGTGGGACCGCGAGCTCACCAGGCCGTGGTTCGTGGCGAGCAATATCGCGCGCACCGAGACGCTGGCCAAGATGGAATCCATCGACCGGTTCATGGCGGCGATGCCGGGCTATCCCGGCCGCTTCTACGGCCAGCTGTGGGGCCGCCTGATCCTGAACAACGACATCGGCCGCGGCGTCGTGCGGCTCGGCGAACGGCGCATCGCGCTGGCCGACGTGACCGCCCCCGTACTGCTCGTCGGCGGGCCGAGCGACGTCATCACCCCGGCCGCCGCCGTCGAGGCGGGCACCCGCACGCTGACCGGCGCCGCGGACGTCCGCTACGAGACCGCCCCCGGCAGCCACCTCGGCATCCTCACCGGTGAGACCGCCCGCGACACCACGTGGGCCTACCTCGACAAGTTCCTCGCGGAACTGGGCTGA
- a CDS encoding SCO2524 family protein, whose amino-acid sequence MRIQPRQQILNVWEALVATCWDGDDWKWDGQVAANSISDSEQLLCLLYPATEIDTFSLDNPDSMADDVLAALAPIGDSTQIRGFVLWLLEQYVERNTKDSGEPDFAAGSYLRAADGEPTPEQYRIEVVDAYSMSLTVCMAGLRFLRSYSERTRSEDLKARIKLLSDQLSVRLTAAMTGLVRSFVVNTVRQKSPEGQAILSMLDQSGPGEDAGLVEGVRRALARVRARLRSDVVLGQEESVKALEDESLLFECGWSWGVVRNATEVDFVEARIGDQPGIADPRPYLYFTIVALDGINDLVAPRTGELGLLNEQQHRLAQALRTRWELTQRYWSTVARFGTGSWPLEDIPWRTSDNEQSDYFSLTVSAVLIQDLVARTATDDDLTRAVAIFDELAGRGRIIRRPTVDDPAIALHNPGVRLRLRGSEQVDNGSVLQWEVSDFAAVLLKRMLQAARLSNNVAARDKLMELSKAAMDHLHRRVLRVGAVGLWDDPTRVFGGNGAGTVSEPSWYMTERVIECMVAAEQTYRQSPPNWPELQAVARVMLNTAEHRFDQELLGASVLDASPNRETLVEVERNIDEARQQLREDAATTLVHTLDALRELYKLAAARDDATRSS is encoded by the coding sequence GTGAGAATTCAACCGAGACAACAGATCCTGAACGTGTGGGAGGCGCTCGTAGCCACCTGTTGGGACGGCGATGATTGGAAGTGGGACGGCCAAGTGGCCGCCAATTCCATCAGCGACTCCGAGCAGCTGCTGTGCCTGCTGTATCCGGCGACGGAGATCGACACGTTCTCGTTGGACAATCCGGACAGCATGGCCGACGACGTGCTCGCCGCGCTCGCGCCGATCGGTGACTCCACGCAGATCCGTGGTTTCGTGCTGTGGCTGCTCGAACAGTACGTCGAGCGGAACACCAAGGATTCCGGCGAGCCGGACTTCGCCGCGGGCAGTTATCTGCGCGCCGCGGACGGCGAGCCGACGCCGGAGCAGTACCGGATCGAAGTGGTCGACGCCTATTCCATGTCGCTGACCGTGTGTATGGCCGGTCTGCGCTTCCTGCGCTCCTATTCCGAGCGGACGCGTTCGGAGGATCTGAAGGCGCGGATCAAGCTGCTGTCCGATCAGCTCAGTGTCCGGCTGACGGCGGCCATGACCGGTCTGGTGCGCAGCTTCGTCGTCAACACGGTGCGGCAGAAATCGCCTGAGGGACAGGCGATTCTGAGCATGCTCGATCAGAGCGGTCCCGGTGAGGACGCCGGACTCGTCGAGGGTGTGCGCCGTGCGCTCGCGCGCGTGCGGGCCCGGCTGCGCAGTGACGTCGTGCTCGGGCAGGAGGAATCGGTCAAGGCGCTCGAGGACGAGAGCCTGCTGTTCGAGTGCGGCTGGAGCTGGGGCGTGGTGCGCAACGCCACCGAAGTCGACTTCGTCGAAGCGCGGATCGGCGATCAGCCCGGCATCGCCGATCCGCGGCCCTACCTGTACTTCACCATCGTCGCCCTGGACGGCATCAACGACCTCGTCGCCCCGCGCACCGGCGAACTCGGTCTGCTCAACGAACAGCAGCACCGGCTGGCGCAGGCGCTGCGCACGCGATGGGAACTCACCCAGCGTTATTGGTCCACCGTCGCGCGCTTCGGCACGGGATCTTGGCCGCTGGAGGACATTCCGTGGCGGACGTCGGACAACGAGCAGTCCGACTACTTCAGTCTCACGGTGTCCGCGGTGCTGATCCAGGACCTGGTCGCCCGCACCGCCACCGACGACGACTTGACAAGGGCCGTTGCCATTTTCGACGAGCTGGCCGGGCGGGGCAGGATCATCCGCAGGCCGACGGTCGATGACCCCGCCATCGCGCTGCACAACCCCGGCGTCCGGCTGCGCCTGCGCGGCAGCGAGCAGGTGGACAACGGATCGGTCCTGCAGTGGGAGGTGTCGGACTTCGCCGCCGTGCTGCTCAAGCGCATGTTGCAGGCGGCACGCCTGTCCAACAACGTCGCGGCGCGGGACAAGCTGATGGAACTGTCCAAGGCGGCGATGGACCATCTGCACCGGCGCGTGCTGCGCGTCGGCGCCGTCGGGTTGTGGGACGACCCCACAAGGGTTTTCGGCGGCAACGGCGCCGGGACGGTGTCCGAGCCGTCGTGGTACATGACCGAACGCGTCATCGAGTGCATGGTGGCCGCGGAGCAGACCTATCGGCAGTCGCCGCCCAATTGGCCCGAGCTGCAAGCGGTGGCGCGAGTCATGCTGAACACCGCCGAACACCGCTTCGATCAGGAATTGCTCGGCGCCAGCGTCCTCGACGCCTCCCCGAACCGCGAGACGTTGGTGGAGGTCGAGCGCAACATCGACGAAGCGCGGCAGCAGTTACGGGAGGACGCCGCGACGACGCTGGTGCACACGCTCGACGCGCTGCGCGAACTCTACAAACTCGCTGCCGCGCGCGACGACGCGACAAGGAGTTCCTGA
- a CDS encoding DUF3152 domain-containing protein — translation MYDPLGLYQAADRSHQPLRARWDPTAPDPTRARGPRPDRNAKKQSALGRFVSTYGWRAYALPVLFVVTVLVIADAVRGGGGGAGSTVEPSFGRLSPHATNTGVIGAPPGDGQFPADLPAGAVPEGGPFTENGAGTWRVVPGGTAEVGAGTEYHFSYTVEIENGIDTSGFGGDESVAKMIDSTLANPKSWVQDKRFAFRRVDQGDPDFRISLTSRQTTRTACGFDIPIDSSCFNAGLDRVVLSEVRWVRGALAFEGDIGSYRQYQINHEVGHAIGYHQHQPCETDGGLAPIMMQQTFGTRNNDIAALDPDGMVPMDGKRCRFNPWPYPRG, via the coding sequence ATCTACGACCCGCTCGGTCTCTACCAGGCCGCCGACCGCTCCCATCAGCCGCTTCGGGCGCGCTGGGACCCCACGGCGCCGGATCCGACTCGCGCCCGCGGCCCGCGGCCCGATCGCAACGCCAAGAAGCAGAGCGCGCTCGGCCGTTTCGTGTCCACCTACGGGTGGCGCGCGTACGCCCTCCCCGTGTTGTTCGTGGTCACCGTGCTCGTGATCGCCGACGCCGTGCGCGGCGGCGGGGGCGGCGCCGGGTCGACCGTCGAGCCGAGTTTCGGCAGGCTCAGCCCGCACGCCACGAACACCGGCGTCATCGGCGCACCGCCCGGCGACGGACAGTTCCCCGCCGACCTGCCCGCCGGCGCGGTCCCCGAGGGCGGCCCCTTCACAGAGAACGGGGCAGGCACCTGGCGGGTGGTCCCCGGCGGCACCGCCGAGGTCGGCGCGGGCACGGAGTACCACTTCAGCTACACCGTCGAGATCGAGAACGGCATCGACACCTCCGGCTTCGGCGGCGACGAGTCGGTGGCCAAGATGATCGACAGCACGCTGGCCAATCCGAAGAGCTGGGTCCAGGACAAGCGGTTCGCCTTCCGCCGCGTCGATCAGGGCGACCCGGACTTCCGCATCTCACTGACCTCGCGCCAAACCACCCGCACAGCTTGCGGTTTCGACATTCCCATCGATTCCTCGTGCTTCAACGCCGGGCTGGACCGGGTGGTGCTCTCCGAGGTGCGCTGGGTGCGCGGCGCGCTCGCCTTCGAAGGCGACATCGGCTCCTACCGGCAGTACCAGATCAACCACGAGGTCGGCCACGCCATCGGCTACCACCAGCACCAGCCGTGCGAGACCGACGGCGGACTCGCGCCGATCATGATGCAGCAGACCTTCGGCACCAGGAACAACGACATCGCCGCGCTCGATCCCGACGGCATGGTCCCGATGGACGGCAAACGCTGCCGATTCAACCCCTGGCCGTACCCGCGCGGCTGA
- a CDS encoding helix-turn-helix transcriptional regulator — MARNGFAEFLVARRGELRPADVGMPEGGRRRTPGLRREEVAVRAGVSADYLARLEQGRDTNPSVAVVDALADALLLEGPQRHHFGLLAMASGNESRCPGSESPREQLGETITAVLAALQPTPAFVIGRRLNVLGWNPAWADFATPLGLLGEDGEANLAWYVFTDPRARRTLRDWPAAADTFAAAVLRAKVRWPGDDQLLGMIDALRREPEFRERWKPHQVGGGPVSSVLKFDHPVHGAVDVPFETMETDRDQSVVVWLLDQAAARATGLRLVHNRAANE; from the coding sequence ATGGCACGCAACGGTTTCGCCGAATTCCTCGTCGCCCGCCGCGGCGAACTCCGGCCCGCCGACGTCGGGATGCCCGAGGGCGGCAGGCGCCGCACGCCGGGACTGCGCCGCGAGGAGGTCGCGGTGCGGGCGGGGGTCAGCGCCGACTACTTGGCCCGGCTCGAGCAAGGCCGCGACACCAATCCGTCGGTGGCGGTGGTCGACGCGCTCGCCGACGCGCTGTTGCTGGAAGGCCCGCAGCGCCACCACTTCGGGCTGCTCGCGATGGCCTCGGGCAACGAGTCCCGTTGCCCGGGAAGCGAATCCCCGCGCGAACAGCTCGGCGAGACCATCACGGCGGTGCTCGCCGCGCTCCAGCCGACGCCCGCCTTCGTCATCGGAAGGCGGCTGAACGTGCTCGGCTGGAATCCCGCGTGGGCCGACTTCGCGACACCGCTCGGTCTGCTCGGCGAGGACGGCGAAGCGAACCTGGCCTGGTACGTCTTCACGGACCCGCGCGCCCGGCGGACGCTGCGCGACTGGCCCGCCGCCGCCGACACGTTCGCGGCGGCGGTGCTGCGCGCGAAGGTTCGCTGGCCCGGCGACGACCAACTGCTCGGGATGATCGACGCGCTGCGGCGCGAGCCCGAGTTTCGCGAGCGGTGGAAGCCGCACCAGGTCGGCGGCGGGCCCGTGTCGAGCGTGCTGAAGTTCGATCACCCGGTGCACGGCGCGGTCGACGTGCCGTTCGAGACGATGGAGACCGACCGCGACCAAAGCGTCGTCGTCTGGCTGCTCGACCAGGCCGCTGCCCGTGCGACGGGGCTGCGGCTGGTGCACAACCGAGCCGCGAACGAGTAA
- the moeZ gene encoding adenylyltransferase/sulfurtransferase MoeZ, translating into MSSPKSLPPLVEPAAELSKDEIARYSRHLIIPDVGVDGQKRLKNAKVLVIGAGGLGSPALLYLAAAGVGTLGIVEFDEVDSSNLQRQIIHGESDIGRPKADSARDSILEINSGIDVRLHKLRLEPENAVELFRDYDLILDGTDNFATRYLVNDAAVLAGKPYVWGSIYRFEGQVSVFWEDAPDGRGLNYRDLYPEAPPPGMVPSCAEGGVLGVLCASIGSIMVTEAIKLITGIGDPLLGRLMVYDALDMSYRTIKLRRDPERQRITELIDYEAFCGVVSEEGQAAAAGSTITARELKELLDAGKDIELIDVREPVEWDIVHIEGARLIPKDRILSGEALSELPQNRPIVLHCKTGIRSAEALAVLKNAGFSDATHVQGGIVAWANQVDTSLPVY; encoded by the coding sequence GTGTCATCACCGAAGTCCCTGCCGCCGCTGGTCGAGCCGGCCGCGGAACTGAGCAAGGACGAAATCGCCCGTTACAGCCGTCACCTGATCATTCCCGACGTGGGTGTGGACGGGCAGAAGCGTCTGAAAAACGCCAAGGTTCTGGTGATCGGCGCGGGCGGACTCGGCTCGCCCGCACTGCTCTACCTGGCCGCCGCGGGCGTCGGCACGCTCGGCATCGTGGAGTTCGACGAGGTCGACTCCTCGAACCTGCAGCGCCAGATCATCCACGGCGAATCCGACATCGGCCGGCCCAAGGCCGACAGCGCGCGCGACTCCATTCTGGAGATCAACTCCGGCATCGACGTTCGCCTGCACAAGCTGCGCTTGGAGCCGGAGAACGCGGTCGAGCTGTTCCGCGACTACGACCTGATCCTCGACGGCACCGACAACTTCGCGACCCGCTACCTGGTGAACGACGCCGCGGTGCTGGCGGGCAAGCCGTACGTGTGGGGTTCGATCTACCGCTTCGAAGGCCAGGTCTCGGTCTTCTGGGAGGACGCCCCCGACGGCCGCGGCCTGAACTACCGCGACCTCTACCCGGAGGCCCCGCCGCCCGGCATGGTCCCGTCCTGCGCCGAGGGCGGCGTGCTCGGCGTGCTCTGCGCGTCCATCGGCTCGATCATGGTGACCGAGGCGATCAAGCTGATCACCGGCATCGGCGACCCCCTGCTCGGCCGTCTGATGGTCTACGACGCACTGGACATGAGCTACCGGACCATCAAGCTGCGCCGCGATCCGGAACGTCAGCGGATCACCGAACTGATCGACTACGAGGCGTTCTGCGGTGTGGTGTCCGAGGAAGGCCAGGCCGCCGCGGCCGGGTCGACCATCACCGCGCGCGAGCTGAAGGAACTGCTCGACGCGGGCAAGGACATCGAGCTCATCGACGTGCGCGAGCCCGTCGAATGGGACATCGTGCACATCGAGGGCGCGCGGCTCATTCCCAAGGACCGCATCCTCTCCGGCGAGGCGCTGTCCGAACTGCCGCAGAACCGCCCGATCGTGCTGCACTGCAAGACCGGCATCCGTTCCGCCGAGGCGCTCGCGGTGCTCAAGAACGCGGGCTTCTCCGACGCCACGCACGTGCAGGGCGGCATCGTCGCCTGGGCCAACCAGGTCGACACCAGCCTGCCGGTCTACTGA
- a CDS encoding SCO2523 family variant P-loop protein, translating to MIVFATSDKGGTGRSVTSCNLGYRLCSKMGKNVAYLDFDFGSPTAGALFEIGGMERGISSGSGLHSYLLGKIDVATRVDVRGNTDRTDLRKLPGPTGKLVLLPGDLGGGEFDKKANDDIVERCARLLLELDQAFDVCLVDLSSGRSVAMDISLKATALPQLATRTVRWLVFHRWTRQHILAANGLVHGEHGLLECGVRVGHDRETLLDNLRYVRTAVPQLNMATGGSGPQAAWLHQQDAMLKHLASTKEVGASALLGETPVEPVLQYREQLILDIDVKKEIANRPTVVAFDLLAKRLIDEATWIRF from the coding sequence ATGATCGTCTTCGCGACCTCCGACAAAGGGGGTACCGGCCGGTCGGTGACCAGCTGCAATCTCGGCTACCGGCTGTGCTCGAAAATGGGCAAGAACGTCGCCTATCTGGACTTCGATTTCGGATCGCCCACCGCCGGAGCGCTTTTCGAGATCGGCGGTATGGAGCGCGGCATCTCGAGCGGCTCCGGCCTGCATTCGTATCTGCTCGGCAAGATCGATGTCGCGACCCGAGTCGACGTGCGGGGAAACACCGACCGGACCGATCTGCGCAAGCTGCCCGGTCCCACCGGCAAACTCGTCTTGCTCCCCGGTGACCTCGGCGGCGGCGAATTCGACAAGAAGGCGAACGACGACATCGTCGAGCGGTGCGCGCGTCTGCTGCTCGAACTGGACCAGGCGTTCGACGTCTGTCTGGTCGACCTCAGTTCGGGACGTTCGGTCGCGATGGACATCTCGCTGAAGGCGACAGCGCTGCCGCAATTGGCGACGCGAACGGTTCGCTGGCTCGTCTTCCACCGGTGGACCCGGCAGCACATTCTGGCCGCCAACGGTCTGGTGCACGGTGAGCACGGTCTGCTGGAGTGCGGTGTCCGGGTCGGACACGACCGGGAGACATTGTTGGACAACCTGAGATACGTGCGGACCGCGGTGCCACAATTGAACATGGCCACGGGCGGTTCCGGGCCGCAGGCTGCCTGGCTGCACCAGCAGGACGCGATGTTGAAGCATTTGGCGTCGACCAAGGAGGTCGGAGCGAGTGCGCTGCTCGGCGAGACCCCGGTCGAACCGGTTCTGCAATACCGCGAGCAGCTGATCCTGGATATCGATGTGAAGAAGGAAATCGCGAACAGGCCTACCGTCGTCGCGTTCGACCTGCTCGCCAAGCGTTTGATCGACGAGGCGACCTGGATTCGGTTCTGA
- a CDS encoding TIGR02569 family protein, with the protein MTSVEPPEHVRATFGLREVTPVPLGDWDGGWRCGDVVLSPVADHARAAWSAKIRETLKVDGLRVARPVRATDGRYVVSGWRADTYLEGRPEPRHDEVVSISLRLHQATTRLERPRFLVQPPVTPWVDVDVFVAADRAAWEAVPLRSLRAGGAVPTTSPDGQRSMELIGQLATLRKPVRTPAQLVHGDLFGTILFADADSPGLSDITPYWRPAAWAAGVIVIDALSWGGADEGLLDRWSDLPEWPQMLLRAVMFRLAVHALHPRSTPEAFPGLARTADMVRLTL; encoded by the coding sequence GTGACTTCTGTGGAACCCCCCGAGCACGTGCGGGCCACGTTCGGTCTGCGCGAAGTGACTCCGGTCCCGCTCGGCGACTGGGACGGCGGTTGGCGCTGCGGTGACGTGGTGCTCAGCCCGGTCGCCGACCACGCGCGGGCGGCCTGGTCGGCCAAGATCCGCGAGACGCTGAAGGTCGACGGGCTACGCGTGGCTCGTCCGGTGCGCGCCACCGACGGCCGCTACGTGGTTTCCGGCTGGCGCGCCGACACCTACCTGGAAGGCCGCCCCGAGCCGCGCCACGACGAGGTCGTCTCGATCTCGCTGCGGCTACACCAGGCGACCACGCGGCTGGAGCGCCCGCGCTTCCTCGTGCAGCCGCCGGTCACACCGTGGGTCGACGTGGACGTCTTCGTGGCCGCCGATCGCGCGGCATGGGAAGCCGTGCCGCTGCGCAGCCTGCGCGCGGGCGGCGCGGTCCCGACCACCTCGCCCGACGGGCAGCGCAGCATGGAACTCATCGGCCAGCTCGCCACGCTGCGCAAGCCGGTGCGGACCCCGGCCCAGCTGGTGCACGGCGACCTGTTCGGCACCATCCTCTTCGCGGACGCGGACAGCCCGGGCCTCAGCGACATCACCCCGTACTGGCGCCCCGCCGCGTGGGCAGCGGGCGTCATCGTCATCGACGCGCTCTCCTGGGGCGGAGCCGACGAAGGCCTGCTCGACCGCTGGTCCGATCTGCCGGAGTGGCCGCAGATGTTGTTGCGCGCCGTCATGTTCCGCCTCGCCGTGCACGCGCTGCACCCCCGTTCCACCCCCGAGGCCTTTCCCGGGCTGGCGCGGACCGCCGATATGGTCCGGCTGACGCTCTGA
- a CDS encoding TetR/AcrR family transcriptional regulator: MTDLVDRMTSRRMSSEAMVPTKRGTRLPRDERRQQLLLAASEVFVLRGYHAAGMDEISQVAGVSKPVLYQHFTSKLELYLAVLQNYVDMLVSSVRQALRSTTDNRQRVRAAVQAYFDFVDNEMQGFRLVFESDLTSEPQVQRRVEQATEACVDAVFDLVAHDSGLDPYRARILAVGLVGTSQFTARYWLEADRPIPKDEAVDTTVALAWGGLSHVPLHPIDNSGNSTRF; this comes from the coding sequence ATGACTGACCTCGTGGACCGGATGACGTCCCGCAGAATGTCGTCCGAGGCCATGGTGCCGACGAAACGCGGTACACGGTTGCCGCGCGACGAGCGGCGGCAGCAGCTACTCCTGGCGGCGAGCGAGGTGTTCGTGCTGCGCGGCTATCACGCGGCGGGCATGGACGAGATCTCGCAGGTCGCGGGCGTCAGCAAGCCGGTGCTGTACCAGCACTTCACCAGCAAGCTGGAGCTGTACCTCGCGGTGCTGCAGAACTACGTCGACATGCTGGTGTCGAGCGTGCGCCAGGCGCTGCGCTCCACCACCGACAACCGCCAGCGCGTGCGCGCCGCCGTGCAGGCGTACTTCGACTTCGTCGACAACGAGATGCAGGGCTTCCGGCTGGTCTTCGAATCCGACCTGACCAGCGAGCCGCAGGTGCAGCGCCGGGTGGAGCAGGCCACCGAGGCGTGCGTGGACGCGGTCTTCGACCTGGTCGCGCACGACTCCGGCCTCGATCCCTATCGCGCGCGCATTCTCGCGGTCGGTCTGGTCGGCACGAGCCAGTTCACCGCGCGCTACTGGCTGGAGGCGGACCGCCCGATCCCCAAGGACGAGGCCGTCGACACCACCGTCGCGCTGGCGTGGGGCGGTCTGTCGCACGTCCCGCTGCACCCGATCGACAACTCGGGCAACTCCACGCGCTTCTGA
- a CDS encoding ferritin-like fold-containing protein, with the protein MGAQSTLGVSFDPATSPIAADHPGVTDLFAVLAYGEISAFYRLAEEAKLSPTLRGKVAVAKMASAEMDHFKTLEAALADRGVEVFDAMAPFVRALDAYHASTDPSTWLESMVKFYVGDGIAADFYGEIAGALSPQVATVVHDVLAETSHSEFVVEEVRRAVATSRSERDRLTLWGRRLLGEAITQAQYVMAQRDELTDLVLTATGDLNGIAALFERMQTSHAQRMAVLGI; encoded by the coding sequence ATGGGAGCACAGTCAACGCTTGGCGTTTCGTTCGATCCGGCAACCTCGCCCATCGCCGCCGACCATCCCGGCGTGACCGACCTGTTCGCCGTGCTCGCCTACGGTGAGATCTCCGCGTTCTACCGGCTGGCCGAGGAGGCCAAGCTGTCGCCGACCCTGCGCGGCAAGGTGGCCGTCGCGAAGATGGCGTCCGCCGAGATGGACCACTTCAAGACGCTCGAGGCGGCGCTCGCCGACCGCGGCGTCGAGGTGTTCGACGCGATGGCGCCCTTCGTCCGCGCCCTCGACGCCTACCACGCGTCCACCGATCCCTCGACGTGGCTCGAGTCGATGGTGAAGTTCTACGTCGGCGACGGCATCGCCGCGGACTTCTACGGCGAGATCGCGGGCGCGCTCTCGCCGCAGGTCGCCACCGTCGTCCACGACGTGCTCGCCGAGACGAGCCACTCCGAGTTCGTGGTCGAGGAGGTGCGCCGGGCGGTAGCGACCAGCCGCTCCGAGCGCGACCGGCTCACGCTCTGGGGCAGGCGGCTGCTCGGCGAGGCGATCACCCAGGCCCAGTACGTCATGGCGCAGCGCGACGAGCTCACCGACCTGGTACTCACGGCCACCGGCGATCTCAACGGCATCGCCGCGCTGTTCGAGCGCATGCAGACCAGCCACGCCCAGCGCATGGCGGTCCTGGGAATCTAG
- a CDS encoding DUF3107 domain-containing protein yields MEVKIGISDSPRELVINSGQTPEEVEAMVSEALSGTGGVVALTDEKGRKFLIQASKVAYVEIGTAASGRVGFAAV; encoded by the coding sequence GTGGAGGTCAAGATCGGTATTTCGGATAGCCCGCGCGAACTCGTGATCAACAGCGGGCAGACCCCGGAAGAGGTCGAGGCGATGGTGTCCGAGGCGCTGAGCGGCACCGGCGGCGTCGTGGCGCTCACCGACGAGAAGGGCCGCAAGTTCCTGATCCAGGCTTCGAAGGTCGCCTACGTGGAGATCGGCACCGCCGCCAGCGGCCGGGTCGGTTTCGCCGCCGTCTGA